The Streptomyces sp. NBC_00440 genome contains a region encoding:
- a CDS encoding ATP-binding protein: MITEASREYVLDLEATPDRVPQVRRIVAAHLRHWQLDALIQPVSLGVCELLTNVHLHAGDDKRCTLELRWTGRSLTAAVLDTSPRLPQLRCASPLVTHGRGLPMVSTLSDSWGTHATEDGKVVWFTIRAQAATGSPLEPRNPLPAVSTAARSLVVAEPSGLPQGRTEDVRFAELVDAGS, from the coding sequence GTGATCACTGAAGCATCCCGCGAGTACGTACTGGACCTGGAAGCAACACCCGACAGGGTGCCGCAGGTCCGGCGTATCGTCGCAGCGCATCTTCGCCACTGGCAGCTCGATGCGCTGATCCAGCCGGTCAGTCTGGGCGTGTGTGAACTGCTCACCAACGTCCATCTGCACGCGGGCGACGACAAACGCTGCACCCTGGAACTGCGCTGGACCGGCCGCAGTCTGACCGCGGCCGTGCTGGACACCAGCCCGAGACTGCCGCAGCTGCGCTGTGCCAGCCCGCTGGTCACCCACGGCCGTGGCCTGCCGATGGTGTCCACCCTCAGCGACAGCTGGGGTACACATGCCACCGAGGACGGCAAGGTGGTCTGGTTCACGATCCGCGCCCAGGCCGCCACCGGCAGCCCGCTTGAGCCCCGCAATCCCCTTCCCGCCGTCTCGACGGCGGCCCGCAGCCTCGTCGTCGCGGAGCCGTCCGGGCTCCCGCAGGGGCGTACCGAGGATGTCCGGTTCGCGGAACTCGTGGACGCCGGCTCCTGA
- a CDS encoding SRPBCC family protein, with protein MGEFRIERCSALPPEEAWRRLTRWELHAAHVPLTRITVVTPGPNRVGTRFVARTGAGPAGFDDPMEVVRWEPPRPGQPGFCDLEKQGRVVLGGASIEVRPEGCGCRVVWREELRIARLPGVFDELTARSGQLLFGRAVAGLLRD; from the coding sequence ATGGGTGAGTTCCGCATCGAACGTTGCAGCGCGCTGCCCCCGGAGGAAGCCTGGCGGCGCCTCACCCGGTGGGAGCTGCACGCCGCCCATGTGCCGCTGACCAGGATCACCGTGGTGACCCCGGGCCCGAACAGGGTGGGGACCAGGTTCGTGGCACGCACGGGGGCCGGCCCCGCGGGGTTCGACGACCCGATGGAGGTCGTTCGCTGGGAGCCGCCGCGCCCCGGGCAGCCAGGCTTCTGCGATCTGGAGAAGCAGGGCAGGGTGGTGCTGGGCGGGGCCTCGATCGAAGTGCGCCCCGAGGGGTGCGGCTGTCGTGTCGTGTGGCGCGAGGAGTTGCGGATCGCGAGGCTGCCGGGGGTGTTCGACGAACTCACCGCACGGTCGGGACAGCTGCTCTTCGGCCGTGCGGTGGCCGGGCTGCTCCGGGACTGA
- a CDS encoding PRC and DUF2382 domain-containing protein — protein MAADFRSPDELTGLMVYDITGDKIGGVEQVYLDDQSGRPEWATVKTGLFGTKETFIPLEGARREENALHIPHAKELVKDAPRLDAEQHLDLAQEQELYRHYGLTHPGQSAGAPEAAGAAGAAGAAGAAGVANRKAAGPLHGEAADTAGTRGTAKATGRTTDMGSRETRGGMGSMSSGSETTAGARGVPAGVGSRAAMNENEELIRSEEQLRVGTEEHVSGRARLRKVVVTENVTTTVPVSHEEVHVVREPIKDGDRSTAGRARIGEAESEVILHAEQPVVSKEAVAVERVRMETEKVTEQKEVSAEVRKEEIQYDDGHTAKERGDMEGTGN, from the coding sequence ATGGCAGCCGACTTCCGCAGCCCCGATGAGCTGACCGGCCTGATGGTCTACGACATCACCGGGGACAAGATCGGCGGCGTCGAGCAGGTCTACCTCGACGACCAGAGTGGCCGCCCCGAGTGGGCGACCGTGAAGACCGGCCTGTTCGGCACCAAGGAAACCTTCATCCCGCTCGAAGGTGCCCGGCGTGAGGAGAACGCCCTGCACATCCCCCACGCCAAGGAACTCGTCAAGGACGCCCCGCGGCTCGACGCCGAACAGCACCTCGATCTCGCCCAGGAGCAGGAGCTGTACCGGCACTACGGCCTCACCCACCCGGGTCAGTCCGCCGGTGCCCCGGAAGCCGCCGGAGCGGCCGGTGCGGCCGGTGCCGCGGGGGCTGCCGGAGTCGCGAACCGGAAGGCAGCAGGTCCGCTGCACGGTGAAGCGGCGGACACCGCGGGCACCCGGGGCACGGCGAAGGCAACCGGCCGGACGACCGACATGGGCAGCCGTGAGACACGGGGCGGCATGGGCAGCATGTCCAGCGGTTCCGAGACGACCGCCGGTGCGCGGGGTGTCCCCGCTGGAGTGGGCTCCCGTGCGGCCATGAACGAGAACGAGGAACTCATACGCTCCGAGGAGCAGCTGCGGGTCGGGACCGAGGAGCATGTCTCGGGCCGTGCGCGGCTGCGCAAGGTGGTGGTCACCGAGAACGTGACGACCACCGTCCCGGTCAGCCACGAAGAGGTCCACGTCGTACGGGAGCCGATCAAGGACGGCGACCGCTCGACCGCGGGCCGTGCCCGGATCGGCGAGGCGGAGTCCGAAGTGATCCTGCACGCCGAACAGCCCGTGGTCAGCAAGGAGGCCGTGGCGGTCGAGCGGGTGCGGATGGAGACCGAGAAGGTCACCGAGCAGAAGGAAGTCTCCGCCGAGGTCCGCAAGGAGGAGATCCAGTACGACGACGGTCACACCGCGAAGGAGCGTGGTGACATGGAGGGAACCGGCAACTGA
- a CDS encoding YoaK family protein — protein sequence MLKTRAARLSDVAVLPLLAAAAGAVDALAFIALGHVFAGVMTGNLILMAIGLGSGSPGDAVYPLVALAGFGLAVVVAGRFCRTRGGARTDVGPAGDESGADWSRGVFVCLTVEVAFLAAVGVAWAAVGGHPDGDGRAALIAVLSVAMGLQTAAMFAAGPTGAPTTYFTGTLSSLLTDPSGGRPAGSRLAALLAGAVGAAALRTWAPAWAALPPPLCAAGALALALSAGPRGPDP from the coding sequence TTGCTGAAGACACGCGCCGCCAGGTTGTCCGATGTCGCGGTGCTGCCCCTGCTGGCCGCCGCGGCGGGTGCCGTGGACGCGCTCGCCTTCATCGCGCTCGGCCATGTATTCGCCGGTGTGATGACCGGCAACCTGATCCTCATGGCCATCGGTCTGGGCAGCGGATCGCCGGGCGACGCGGTGTATCCGCTGGTCGCGCTCGCCGGATTCGGGCTCGCCGTAGTCGTCGCGGGCCGCTTCTGCCGTACCCGCGGCGGTGCCCGTACGGATGTGGGCCCCGCCGGTGACGAATCGGGCGCCGACTGGAGCCGAGGGGTGTTCGTCTGTCTCACCGTCGAGGTCGCGTTCCTCGCCGCCGTGGGCGTGGCCTGGGCGGCCGTCGGGGGGCACCCGGACGGCGACGGCCGTGCGGCGCTGATCGCCGTCCTGTCGGTGGCGATGGGCCTTCAGACAGCCGCCATGTTCGCCGCGGGCCCCACCGGCGCCCCGACGACGTACTTCACCGGGACCCTCAGCTCCCTGCTGACCGATCCGTCGGGCGGACGCCCGGCAGGGAGCAGGCTCGCCGCACTGCTCGCCGGCGCGGTGGGTGCCGCCGCGCTCCGGACCTGGGCACCGGCGTGGGCGGCTCTGCCGCCACCACTGTGCGCCGCCGGAGCCCTGGCGCTCGCCCTGTCGGCCGGACCGCGCGGACCGGACCCCTGA
- a CDS encoding DUF6629 family protein, translating into MCWSATADLAVGSGIAVVGVACLAQVRRARDLPLAALPLLLGIHQVIEAEVWHSGGGTGPATTAWAVIALPLLALWVPCGVLLAAPRPVRRRLLLPVAAGIATAAVLALCIADRPVSAEVRGHTVGYVVDLPLPALVVAGYLLATVGSLLLTADPLLRLFGAVVGAGALICFLLWKLEYVSTWCAFAAVSAVLMVGWVRRGPGRTARAAGIRIP; encoded by the coding sequence ATGTGCTGGAGCGCGACGGCCGACCTGGCGGTCGGCTCCGGTATCGCGGTGGTCGGCGTGGCCTGCCTGGCACAGGTGCGCCGGGCGCGGGATCTTCCGCTGGCCGCGCTGCCCCTGCTCCTCGGAATCCATCAGGTCATCGAGGCGGAGGTCTGGCACTCCGGCGGTGGCACCGGGCCTGCCACCACGGCGTGGGCCGTCATCGCGCTGCCCCTGCTGGCCCTCTGGGTGCCCTGCGGCGTACTGCTCGCCGCGCCGCGCCCGGTACGCCGCCGCCTGCTGCTGCCCGTTGCGGCCGGGATCGCCACCGCTGCCGTCCTCGCGCTCTGCATCGCCGACCGTCCGGTCTCCGCCGAAGTCCGTGGTCACACCGTCGGATACGTGGTCGACCTGCCGCTTCCCGCACTCGTCGTCGCCGGATATCTGCTGGCAACCGTCGGATCCCTGCTGCTCACCGCGGATCCGCTGCTGAGGCTCTTCGGTGCGGTCGTCGGCGCGGGAGCGCTGATCTGTTTCCTGCTCTGGAAGCTCGAATACGTCTCCACCTGGTGCGCATTCGCCGCCGTCAGCGCGGTCCTCATGGTCGGCTGGGTCCGCCGGGGCCCCGGAAGAACCGCGCGTGCCGCCGGAATCCGTATCCCCTGA
- a CDS encoding antitoxin, with translation MSMMDKLKQMMKGHESQVGKGVDKAGDAVDKKTGDKYKSQVDTGQDQLKHRLGGDQNDPPQS, from the coding sequence ATGTCCATGATGGACAAGCTGAAGCAGATGATGAAGGGCCACGAGAGCCAGGTCGGGAAGGGGGTCGACAAGGCGGGAGACGCCGTCGACAAGAAGACCGGCGACAAGTACAAGAGCCAGGTCGACACCGGCCAGGACCAGCTCAAGCACCGGCTCGGCGGCGACCAGAACGACCCGCCCCAGTCCTGA